A window from Photobacterium leiognathi encodes these proteins:
- a CDS encoding leucine-rich repeat domain-containing protein, whose protein sequence is MHPLKKFTLTALALMVSGQVAAADYNKVSEIPFKDENFKQCVLAQQIEDPAAITKLSCSQFAINNIDELEYFPALKELQISGPELKQVDLSHNPELESVFITKSKIEKIDVSHNPQLKELGVSFNQLTDIDLSHNPQLTDLAVVANKLTTLDLSKNPQLKYLLAERNQFTTLDFSQNPNLVQVGLSENQLATVNVSKNSKLKSLSLMYNQMVELDVTHNVALEKLRLTDNKLTSIDVSKNPKLRALWATDNTLKKLDISANPYLDDYEADDGVEVIK, encoded by the coding sequence ATGCATCCACTAAAGAAATTCACACTTACAGCATTGGCGTTAATGGTATCAGGTCAGGTAGCTGCGGCTGATTATAACAAGGTAAGTGAGATCCCTTTTAAAGATGAAAACTTTAAACAATGTGTGCTGGCACAACAAATCGAAGATCCTGCTGCAATAACAAAGCTGTCTTGTAGCCAGTTCGCCATTAATAATATTGATGAATTAGAATACTTCCCTGCGTTAAAAGAGTTACAGATCTCTGGTCCCGAACTAAAACAGGTAGATTTAAGCCATAATCCAGAGCTAGAAAGCGTATTTATTACTAAATCGAAGATTGAGAAGATTGATGTAAGCCATAACCCTCAATTAAAAGAATTAGGCGTTAGTTTTAATCAATTAACTGACATTGATTTAAGCCATAATCCCCAGCTGACAGATTTAGCGGTTGTAGCAAATAAACTGACTACTTTAGATTTATCAAAAAATCCGCAATTGAAATATCTATTGGCGGAGCGTAACCAATTTACAACGCTTGATTTTAGTCAGAACCCTAACTTAGTGCAGGTAGGATTAAGTGAAAACCAACTTGCTACTGTTAACGTGAGTAAAAATAGCAAACTTAAAAGCTTATCACTGATGTATAACCAAATGGTTGAGTTAGATGTTACTCATAATGTAGCGTTAGAAAAATTAAGGTTAACCGATAATAAACTGACGTCGATTGATGTGAGTAAAAATCCTAAATTACGCGCATTGTGGGCAACAGATAATACACTAAAAAAATTAGATATTAGTGCTAACCCATATCTTGATGATTATGAAGCAGATGACGGTGTTGAAGTGATTAAATAG
- the selB gene encoding selenocysteine-specific translation elongation factor has protein sequence MALQPQHLEKYQAVIGLAGHVDHGKTALIEALTGIVTARPHEQALGMTQDLGFAHFKDDDGNTIGVVDVPGHERYLRNMVAGVWHLNVLLLVIAADEGWMPMTTSHLHVAHAMGIEDIVVCINKRDKATPEQLAEIEEQALDNVLEMTGLLPEIVSVSALKNDNIQALRSLLIETVKTNICRKQALVNNQGNTEVKPAEPLMYIDRAFVVNGIGTVLTGTLAQGALSIGDKVRCYPANILGTVRSLQAYHQQHQSVSATCRVAVNVKGISRKDVGRGHVLTSTHMTASMRDMCIVRLNKTADNLKQRKQRHVEVAMGTWHGTARLNYIPNTKLARLVFDKPLPLIFGQRLAMIQKGGCGLQHGAEIVWFEPVMGYQKRRLYQALDNLPEYLKPESQREMLLALQGYFETTEADFTPAVEQTYIAPYCFDNQWLVETYQQIDALLAAGISMASAEIATRLRVNEAVIDTLMQQLKQQEKVHISYGKWCLGQGDNEDDLPTVAQEILKQIRSFGKAGLELNKVTVAGGKKWLRQLSHQKYITALDDTIYFDMGLYLDLVKAVIADHQPHDRISMGDIKDRTELSRKYSIPLANRMEKDGWVRRDGDERIILKAWSA, from the coding sequence ATGGCGTTGCAGCCTCAACATTTAGAAAAATATCAAGCAGTTATTGGTTTAGCAGGACATGTTGATCACGGAAAAACTGCATTGATTGAAGCATTAACGGGCATAGTCACGGCTCGTCCTCATGAACAAGCGCTAGGCATGACGCAAGATCTTGGTTTTGCCCATTTTAAAGATGATGACGGTAATACTATAGGCGTGGTTGATGTGCCGGGCCATGAACGTTATCTAAGAAACATGGTCGCTGGGGTATGGCATCTTAATGTGTTGTTGCTGGTTATTGCTGCTGATGAAGGTTGGATGCCGATGACGACTTCCCACTTGCATGTTGCTCATGCGATGGGCATTGAAGACATAGTAGTGTGTATTAATAAACGGGATAAAGCCACGCCAGAGCAGTTAGCTGAGATTGAAGAACAAGCGTTAGATAACGTGTTGGAAATGACAGGGCTATTACCTGAAATCGTCAGTGTGTCAGCACTTAAGAACGATAATATCCAAGCGTTACGTTCACTGCTTATTGAAACCGTGAAAACCAATATTTGCCGTAAACAAGCATTAGTGAACAATCAGGGTAACACTGAAGTAAAACCTGCTGAGCCATTAATGTATATCGATCGTGCATTTGTAGTTAATGGTATTGGTACGGTATTAACAGGCACTCTAGCGCAAGGCGCATTAAGCATAGGTGATAAGGTTCGTTGTTATCCTGCTAATATTTTAGGTACCGTTCGTTCACTTCAAGCTTATCACCAACAGCATCAAAGTGTTTCTGCAACATGTCGTGTGGCAGTGAATGTAAAAGGGATCAGCCGTAAAGATGTGGGTCGTGGGCATGTTCTAACTTCTACACACATGACAGCGTCGATGCGAGATATGTGTATTGTTCGCTTAAATAAAACCGCTGATAACTTAAAACAGCGTAAACAACGTCATGTGGAAGTCGCAATGGGGACTTGGCATGGTACAGCACGCTTGAACTACATTCCAAATACAAAATTAGCCCGACTAGTGTTTGATAAACCATTACCGCTGATTTTTGGTCAACGTTTGGCGATGATCCAAAAAGGAGGTTGCGGCCTGCAACATGGCGCTGAGATCGTCTGGTTTGAGCCTGTGATGGGCTATCAAAAGCGTCGTTTGTACCAAGCGCTAGATAACCTGCCTGAATATTTAAAACCAGAATCACAGCGTGAAATGTTACTGGCGTTACAAGGCTATTTTGAAACGACAGAAGCAGATTTCACACCTGCGGTAGAGCAAACCTATATCGCACCTTATTGTTTTGATAACCAATGGTTAGTTGAAACTTATCAGCAAATTGATGCGTTGTTAGCTGCTGGTATTTCCATGGCATCAGCTGAGATTGCCACCCGTTTACGTGTTAATGAAGCGGTTATCGACACACTAATGCAGCAGCTTAAACAGCAAGAAAAGGTGCATATTAGCTATGGTAAATGGTGTTTAGGTCAGGGAGATAATGAAGACGATCTACCGACAGTAGCACAAGAAATTTTGAAGCAGATCCGCAGTTTCGGTAAAGCAGGGCTTGAGCTGAATAAAGTCACGGTAGCTGGTGGTAAGAAGTGGTTACGCCAGTTAAGCCATCAAAAATATATTACTGCTCTAGATGATACGATTTACTTTGATATGGGATTGTATCTTGATTTAGTAAAAGCAGTGATAGCCGATCATCAACCACATGATCGAATCTCAATGGGTGACATTAAAGATCGCACCGAGCTAAGCCGTAAATACTCAATTCCATTGGCGAACAGGATGGAGAAGGACGGCTGGGTGCGTCGTGATGGTGATGAGCGTATTATTTTAAAAGCATGGTCAGCATAA
- a CDS encoding lactoylglutathione lyase family protein: MTTQTYPRSFSHIGISVPDLEAAVKFYTEVLGWYLIMEPTEIVEDDSAIGEMCTDVFGSGWERFRIAHLSTGDRIGVELFEFKNQTNPEDNFEYWKTGIFHFCIQDPNVEELVEKIVAAGGKKRMKAPRFYYPGEKPYRMIYMEDPFGNILEIYSHSYELHYSAGAYK; this comes from the coding sequence ATGACGACACAAACTTACCCACGCAGCTTTTCTCATATTGGTATTTCAGTGCCAGATTTAGAAGCGGCAGTAAAATTTTATACTGAAGTATTAGGTTGGTATTTGATCATGGAGCCTACTGAGATCGTGGAGGATGATTCAGCGATTGGCGAAATGTGTACTGATGTGTTCGGAAGTGGTTGGGAGCGTTTTCGTATTGCTCACCTATCAACGGGTGATCGTATTGGCGTTGAGTTGTTTGAATTTAAAAATCAAACTAACCCTGAAGATAATTTTGAGTACTGGAAAACAGGCATTTTCCACTTCTGTATTCAGGATCCAAATGTAGAAGAATTGGTAGAAAAGATTGTAGCTGCTGGTGGTAAGAAACGCATGAAAGCGCCACGTTTTTACTACCCTGGTGAAAAGCCTTACCGCATGATCTACATGGAAGACCCATTCGGTAATATTTTAGAAATTTACTCTCACAGTTATGAGCTTCACTACAGCGCTGGTGCTTATAAATAA
- a CDS encoding LysR family transcriptional regulator — MINPVWLRSFCTLVETGHFTHTAEKLFMTQSGVSQHIRKLEQYLDQPLITRHGKKFTLTNAGERLYSEANTIVQSLADLDKRISEDPSYEGVVRLASPGSVGLKLYPQLLAFQQQHPDLIIDYRFAPNHEIEKMIAEQQIDVGLMTSLAGKGEVKLNHIGSEDLLLVTPAHITTASWENLLKLGFINHPDGIYHASQLLSVNFPEFQHIEQFKQSGFSNQISLIVEPVKLGLGFTVLPRYAVEAFHQQEEIKTFSLTHQVSEKIYLGTHANKFVPNRVNTVIEQIKAYLATH; from the coding sequence ATGATAAATCCTGTTTGGTTACGTAGCTTTTGCACTTTGGTTGAAACTGGGCATTTCACCCATACCGCAGAGAAACTCTTTATGACTCAGTCTGGTGTCAGCCAGCATATTCGTAAATTAGAGCAGTATTTAGATCAGCCTCTTATTACGCGTCACGGTAAAAAATTCACCCTCACGAATGCAGGTGAACGCTTATACAGTGAAGCAAATACTATTGTGCAATCTCTGGCGGATTTAGATAAACGGATTAGTGAAGATCCTAGCTATGAAGGTGTGGTGAGATTAGCCTCGCCGGGTAGCGTGGGATTAAAGCTTTACCCTCAATTACTGGCTTTTCAGCAACAACATCCTGATCTCATCATTGATTATCGCTTTGCTCCTAACCATGAAATAGAAAAAATGATCGCCGAACAACAAATTGATGTTGGTCTAATGACAAGCCTTGCTGGCAAAGGGGAAGTAAAGCTCAATCACATTGGTAGTGAAGATTTATTGCTGGTGACACCAGCCCATATCACGACTGCTAGTTGGGAAAACTTACTCAAACTTGGGTTTATTAATCACCCTGATGGGATCTATCATGCCAGCCAACTACTCAGCGTAAATTTTCCTGAGTTTCAACACATTGAACAATTCAAACAATCAGGTTTTTCCAACCAAATCAGTCTTATTGTCGAGCCAGTAAAGCTAGGATTAGGGTTTACTGTATTACCTCGTTATGCTGTCGAAGCTTTTCACCAACAAGAGGAAATCAAGACATTTTCACTAACCCATCAAGTCAGTGAGAAAATTTACCTTGGTACTCACGCCAACAAATTTGTGCCTAACCGTGTAAATACAGTTATTGAACAGATAAAGGCTTATTTAGCTACTCACTAA